One genomic segment of Bombyx mori chromosome W, ASM3026992v2 includes these proteins:
- the LOC134201684 gene encoding myb-like protein X isoform X2 — translation MRSLDNMNNNEDGEPDELKSTSDNQDIVRTPDHRPKDVLENLTPTFRIPKDYLEATAEFFKEISPKLNESQDKDDINIDVIQGCITSDTNNFNFEHCIDNQEQEIISNKNKETISLNTCDDSNIALNVFTAEVCVESKKSSENKNATLDWQLSNKEENFEKDFKDNNHNKLPANKTKGAILNDANADKIESFINSESAQTVTKINKGKNYRKSTTPAPTGKIMKKESISRRSRRKLNFNKSYIDFVAEDDPDIMLLNEAFPSEESNVELSEETASSSDSECNYSKKDKNKTKKKLKKSKKLAMKEHQEILDVEKEHQLQVEKSKCKAHVKKENRYRKNKGEEYFNTKGEIIEKKHVKPNPCAKTNCINNCKEISKERRNSLFTHFWGLNSYQRRKDWIAQCAIRKAIKRPTKNTSSSKSQRY, via the exons ATGCGTAGTCTAGACAACATGAATAACAATGAAGACGGAGAACCAGATGAGCTTAAAAGTACATCAGATAATCAAGATATTGTCAGAACTCCTGACCATAGACCCAAAGACGTTTTAGAAAATTTGACACCTACATTTAGAATTCCAAAAGACTATTTAGAAGCCACGGCtgaattttttaaagaaatatctccaaaattaaatgaaagcCAAGACAAGGATGACATTAACATTGATGTGATTCAAGGGTGTATTACATCGGacacaaacaattttaacttTGAACACTGCATTGATAATCAAGAACAAGAGATTATcagcaacaaaaataaagaaacaattTCTTTAAATACTTGCGACGATAGCAATATAGCACTTAATGTGTTCACAGCTGAGGTATGcgttgaaagtaaaaaaagtagTGAAAATAAGAATGCAACATTGGATTGGCAGCTTTCaaataaagaagaaaatttCGAAAAGGATTTCAAGGACAACAACCATAACAAATTACCAGCTAACAAAACGAAGGGGGCTATATTAAATGATGCTAATGCCGATAAAATAGAATCCTTCATTAATTCAGAATCTGCTCAAACTgtaactaaaattaataaaggaaaaaattaCCGAAAATCAACCACACCAGCACCAActggaaaaataatgaaaaaagaaagTATTAGTAGAAGGTCAAGAAGGAaactcaattttaataaatcttatATTGATTTTGTAGCTGAGGATGATCCTGATATCATGTTGCTGAACGAAGCTTTTCCATCGGAAGAATCGAATGTAGAGCTCAGTGAAGAAACAGCTTCTTCAAGTGATTCTGAATGTAACTATTCCAAAAAAG ATAAGAATAAAacgaaaaagaaattaaaaaaaagtaagaaacTGGCAATGAAAGAGCATCAAGAAATCCTAGATGTAGAAAAAGAACACCAACTTCAAGTAGAAAAAAGTAAATGTAAAGCACACgtcaaaaaagaaaatcgtTACAGAAAAAATAAAGGCGAAGAATATTTCAATACAAAAGGCGAGATAATTGAAAAGAAACATGTAAAACCCAATCCATGTGCTAAAACTAACTgcataaataattgtaaagagATTTCCAAAGAGCGTCGCAATAGTCTCTTTACGCATTTTTGGGGTTTGAATAGCTACCAAAGAAGAAAAGACTGGATAGCCCAGTGTGCTATAAGAAAGGCGATTAAAAGACCTACAAAGAATACTTCGTCCAGTAAATCTCAgagatattaa
- the LOC134201684 gene encoding uncharacterized protein LOC134201684 isoform X1, with translation MTDGFAKEDCRGKIGGGRNKTSEVIIEEAKDFILSLPLLPSHYCRRDSTKLYLPGEFKNITNLHRVYQAHFPNKKTMSFKVFSAWFHKYFNIGFHIPKKDKCVLCISAKSYDCKTEEEMNIIMKHQEEKEESYKRFVFHQKLNKIDNGTVCASFDLQKVLNTPHGESMLLYYTRKFSVYNLTIYESNTQLGICNTWTEADAKRGANEIATCLLAYLKDVDKRGYVKQVILYCDSCFGQNKNKSILAMLRYALTICENINNIQINYLIPGHTYMPVDSMHATIENSLKKTIVWAPSQWPTIMELARKNPEPYVVNVMTGKDFLGFENIVERTYKKNQTINISKICTVTFHKKHANKMFVKTSMLPGTEATEIQLGPLNNVIPKQNLYTSKLPISQKKYTDLKKMIDKNLIPERFAKEYLSLKTSTKVIDCLPDTDEEDD, from the coding sequence ATGACTGATGGTTTTGCAAAAGAAGATTGTCGTGGAAAAATCGGCGGGGGTCGAAATAAAACATCTGAAGTCATAATTGAAGAAGCCAAAGACTTCATTCTTAGTTTACCTCTTTTGCCATCTCATTATTGTCGGAGAGACTCAACGAAATTATATCTACCAGgagaatttaaaaacattacgaATTTGCATCGCGTGTATCAAGCCCATTTCCCCAACAAGAAAACAATGTCGTTTAAAGTATTTTCTGCTtggtttcataaatattttaacattgGGTTTCATATCCCTAAAAAAGATAAATGTGTCTTGTGCATTTCTGCTAAAAGCTACGATTGTAAAACTGAAGAAGAaatgaatataattatgaaacacCAAGAGGAAAAAGAAGAATCATATAAAAGATTCGTATTTCACCAGAAACTGAATAAAATAGACAACGGAACGGTATGTGCCAGCTTCGATCTTCAGAAAGTTTTGAACACCCCTCACGGTGAAAGCATGCTACTCTATTACACACGAAAATTTTCAGTTTATAACCTCACAATTTACGAAAGCAATACACAACTTGGAATTTGTAATACCTGGACAGAAGCTGACGCTAAAAGGGGGGCTAATGAAATAGCAACATGTTTGCTAGCGTACCTAAAAGATGTCGACAAACGCGGATATGTGAAGCAAGTGATACTGTACTGCGACTCCTGTTttggacaaaataaaaataaaagtattctaGCTATGTTGCGATATGCATTAACGATTTGTGAGAATATcaacaatattcaaataaattatttgattcCAGGACATACATATATGCCTGTTGATAGCATGCATGCTACCATAGAAAATTCACTAAAGAAAACAATAGTCTGGGCACCGTCACAATGGCCAACCATTATGGAGTTAGCTAGAAAAAATCCAGAGCCATACGTTGTGAATGTAATGACTGGTAAAGACTTTTTGGGATTTGAAAATATTGTAGAACGTACTTACAAAAAGAATCAAACCATCAATATTTCGAAAATATGTACCGTTACTTTTCATAAAAAACATGCTAACAAAATGTTTGTTAAAACATCAATGTTACCAGGTACAGAAGCTACAGAGATTCAATTAGGTCCTTTGAATAATGTCATTccaaaacaaaatttgtataCTTCAAAATTGCCAatttcgcaaaaaaaatatacagatttAAAGAAAATGATTGATAAAAATTTGATTCCGGAAAGATTCGCAAAAGAATACTTGAGCTTAAAAACCAGTACAAAAGTTATTGACTGTTTACCTGACACTGATGAGGAAGAtgattaa